Below is a window of Halobaculum lipolyticum DNA.
GACGACCGCCGGTCTCGACCGGTCGGACCCCGACCGACCCGTTTCGGGCCGAACCGCGTCCGACCGAACCGCTCGTGACCGAATCGACGCCCGATAGCGCCGCGTCCTTCCCGGCTACATCCTTTATCCGCTCACGCGACCCTCCGGAGGTATGCACGCCGCGTCGCCGCCGATCACGCGCCGGACGCTCCGGGCGGCGGCCGCCTCCTACGGCCGCGGGGGACCGCCCCGGGGCCGGGGGCGCGTCGCCCTCGCAGACCTGCTCGCCGACCCGTACGTCGACCCCGCCGACGCCCACCGCCGCCTCGCGCTCGTCGAGCGCCGGCTGTACGAGGCCGACGACCGGCGGGCGGTGTTCCTCACCGTCTACGGCGCCGTCACCGCCCGCGTCCGCCGCGACCTGTCGGGCGACCGCTTCGACGACCCCGCGTGGGTGGGGACGTACCTCACCGCGTTCGCGAACCGCTACCGGACGGCGCTGGCGGCGTACGAACGGAACGAGCGCGACCGTGTTCCCCGCGCGTGGCTGCTCGCGTTCGACGCGGCGCTGGCCGGCGACACCCTCGTCACGCAGGACGCGCTGTTGGGGATCAACGCCCACGTCGTCCACGACCTCGCGCTCGCGCTCGTCGACGCCGGCGTCGAACCGAAGCCGGCGCGGCGCGCCGACCACGACGCCGTGAACGCGGTGTTGGCGGAGTTGGTCGACGTGGAGCAGGCGCTCCTCGCGAGGCGGTACGCGCCCGGACTGGCCGACCTCGACGCCGCCGGAGGGCGGGTCGACGAGCAGGTCGCGTTCCTCACCCTCGCGGAGGGACGCGACTGGGCGTGGCACTGCGCGGTCGCGCTCTCCGACGGCGGCCCGCTCGGCCGGCGCGTCGTCCGGTGGCTCCTCGAGCGCGTCTCCGCGGGCGCCGGCCGGCTGGTGCTCGCGCCGTCGCGCCACGACGCCGCTCGCGACCGACTGGCCGACCTCGAACGGGCGTGAGCGGTCCGGTCGCGTTCGGGCGCCTCACTCCCCGCGGAGGAGGCTCCTGATCGCGGTCGCGGTCTCCCTGAACGCGCGGACGTCGAGCGCGTCGGTGGTCAACAGGACGCCGCGGTCGCCCTCGATGACGCGCGCCACGAAGCCGTCGTCGTGGAAGCGCACGGTGAAACCGTACGGGCCGATGTCGGCGCCGTCCGCGCCGACCGACAGGGAGGTCCGGACGGGCGCCTCCGCGAACCCGACGCGCTCTAACTCGACCAGCGGTCGCTTCACGGCCCTGACGTCGACGGTGGGGTCGTACAGGTCCGACCGGGCGTACAACACGTCGAAGGCGGCGGGGGAGAACGCGATGACGGTGCGCAACTCGTCGCCGAGCCCGGTTCGGGCGACGGCGACGACTTCCTCGTCGTCTACGGGCACGGGGGCACTGGATCCGAACTGTTCGTCCATGTATCTCGGACGACACGAGCCGTATCAACTGTTTCTGTGGGGCGGTGTCAGACCGGCGGCCGGCCGGGTAGCCGCCGCGTCGTCGCGGCGGTCCCCGCCGCTCACGCGAGGTCGGAGAAGGCGGCTTCGGCGCCGACGGCCTCGAGGCTCGCGTCGACGTCCCGACGGACCTCGGCCAACTCCGCACACAGCCGGTCGTACTCGGCGCTCGCCGTC
It encodes the following:
- a CDS encoding DUF7522 family protein; the encoded protein is MDEQFGSSAPVPVDDEEVVAVARTGLGDELRTVIAFSPAAFDVLYARSDLYDPTVDVRAVKRPLVELERVGFAEAPVRTSLSVGADGADIGPYGFTVRFHDDGFVARVIEGDRGVLLTTDALDVRAFRETATAIRSLLRGE
- a CDS encoding DUF5995 family protein yields the protein MHAASPPITRRTLRAAAASYGRGGPPRGRGRVALADLLADPYVDPADAHRRLALVERRLYEADDRRAVFLTVYGAVTARVRRDLSGDRFDDPAWVGTYLTAFANRYRTALAAYERNERDRVPRAWLLAFDAALAGDTLVTQDALLGINAHVVHDLALALVDAGVEPKPARRADHDAVNAVLAELVDVEQALLARRYAPGLADLDAAGGRVDEQVAFLTLAEGRDWAWHCAVALSDGGPLGRRVVRWLLERVSAGAGRLVLAPSRHDAARDRLADLERA